The sequence GTAGGTACTTTTCACATGAGAATTTCTAATAATATTTCGTTTAGAATTCTGTTTGTGATTCAGTAGCTATTATTAAGTGGGCAGTTTCTTTATAAGTTTCTGATTCcttccagcccccactcccaggtTTCCCATCAGCATTCCCTCGTGAAATTTTGTCATTCAcatcgccttttttttttttccccaaaatttcaGATTGAATTGATTTACTGGGGATTGTGTAGAGTGGAGATTCTTTTTATTAGGTATATTACATGCCTCTGGCATCTTACATTTCCAACAATTGATGTTGGAGATCATCTGGTACTTCTGTTTAACAAGTGTAGACAATTTACTTCAGGCTTGACAACATGTGGCAGAACACATGATGCTTGCACCTCGGCAAGCTATATTTTAATAATGTAAGTAGCATCATCTGCTCAGCAGTTGATTTTTTGGAGTAAAACTGTACTTTTATGAGCAGGGGGATAAAGTATAGAGTAAATGTAGCTGATTCTATTTCAATACAATATAGAAATCTGTAGCTATAAAATGTAAATCTTGCAACATgcggtttaaaataaacaatacatttatctttctgaaaattttgttttgacAGGATGATGATGACTACTCCTCTACAAGTTTGCTTGGTCAGAAGAAGCCAGGGTACCATGCTCCAGTGGCATTACTTAATGACATACCACAGTCAACTGAACAGGTGAATTTTCTTAAATATAGGAGTATAGAGGAAAGTCATTCTAGGTTTTTTGTGTAAGTGTTTTTGGTTTTTAGTAAAAGATTATACAATATATTATCTTAAAGTGGCTCCTATAGCTTTTATGTTCCATATTTTTAAGACTTTAAAAGCCATTTGGAAAAATACCTTAGTTCTTTCCTTATGAAACTGGCACTTTTATAATTACTAAAAACAGGGTCAAGTGCTTGAAAATCATCTTTATAAGGAGGAGAAAAAACTACAGTTAAGTGAAAGAGCAATTAATTTGAAGCATGGTAATGTGGTTTAGTCAGATGTGACTGCTGGACAGAAATTCACTGGTAGCAATCATTTTTTCCAGTTGTAAAGGGTAATTTCCCCTCAGTTTACTGTTCCGATGTTTTATGATTTGAGACTGTAAAATAAATCCTAACCCATGTAATAATACTGGAAACCCACATGGGTTTACCTTTCTACCACTCATCAATTATCTTTCATACTGCTATTTTGTATAGTGGGCTAACAATCAAATATTCTTTACTTTAAGTATGATCCCTTTGCTGAACATCGTCCACAGAAGATTGCAGATCGAGAAGATGAATACAAAAAGCACAGACGGATGATGATCATTTCTCCTGAGCGTCTTGATCCTTTTGCAGATGGTAATTGGTTTCACTTTTTTATAGGTCTTATCAAGTTTGTTGTCTTAAATTGTCTTTAGCCCTTTGATTTCTTTTGGCATGCTTATGAActtagttttgttttaaacatcCCCTTTTTTATATAGATTTTTATAGATTTGGTTGAAATCATAGATGTCATATTTTTCATCTTTATAACACAAGTTTTCTTTCCAGGTAGAAGGACAAGAAAATAATGAGCCATTGCCATAGAAACACAAAGGGTTAAAGGTTtctcttttcattttgttttgggttgtgTACTGTACTTTGAACAACTTATGTATTTTGTGCTCAAAATAATACTACTTTGAGTACATGGAaagttttcattccaaatcataGATTTACAGGATTATTGCTTTTGAAATGCTAATTCTCAAAATAGAGCACATAATTCTTACCATCTTATGTTAATGCAGGTAGTATAGCTGAGTGAAACAAAAAGCATATAAAGAGACTTCGATACTTTTAATAGTGCAAGTCTGTTCTGCTAATTTTAGTATGCAAGTCAGCACAAGGGGCATAATGGGCCTGATGGAAGCTTTCCTCAGGTGAGTGAGTTTCACAAGTGAAAATAAGGCGCCTGTTTGCTTAAAATTAGAATCTGTTGCAGGTTTTACAAATTAGAATTTCAGCCTGCATGAATTAATAGGGATATTAATTATTTTACTTGCTTAATTGTAATAATTGATATAAACATGTTTTGTCAGAATTCACAGGCCCATACTAACTGTCCTTAATTTCTTTCCTACAGCAGTACTGCTATATGCCAGTCCTGTCTGCATTCTTAAGGGTGCAGTTCAACACATCCTGTGTAAATTATGGTGAAAAAGTATTCCAAAGGAAAGTCCTATCAAAGCTAGTGTCAGAATGACACTGCCAATTGGGCAATGATCTTCAgtatagaaaatgtttaagaattttatttttcctaaaTTGTAATGCTATACTGCTTGTATAGCAAATCTGCACATTTTTTTAGAATAGTGTGTCCATGATAAGTCTCATTTTTATATACTTGGGCTTCCGTAAAGtatttaaaagttaaaataaaaactcaAGATACACAGAATAAAACATGGTATACAAAAAGCTTTTTGCCTGTGAGTATCATCATGATGGTAAATGTACTGTATTACAATCAACTCCCAATTGTAATTGTACCTTCAGAAGAAAAGAGGGTCAAATAgtataatttcatttttttataatataaaaaatGAAGCCCTTCTACAATATGACACCTCAAAATAAAGAactagagggttttttttgtccaAATTTGTCAAATGTATAAACTGATCTTTATGCTAAAACATTTTGAATCATTATCTAGGTATACAGTAGTTATTCATAGTCAGATAACAAGTAGGATTTAACAGCTTACACAAGGTAATGTTTTGAATATAAATATCTTTCCAAAGTGTTACTAATGGTAAAGAGATAATTTTCTAGGCTTCTATTCTGCTGCTTGAAGTCAGAACTGCTGATGGACACAAAGGCACGAAAGTGTACGTATTCCGGATTAGCAACCCAGGAACCCATCACTTCTGAAGACTCTTAACTGTGTtgtcattttatcatttttatctgctttaaaatatttgttttaaactgcaGTAGTTATGTTTGTGTTCAAACAGGTTAAATTGATCAACAAACTGAATAAACGTAAGATacgtgtaatttttaaaaaaattcaatcaAAAAAGTAAAATTAAGTGATTATGGAATAATATAATATTAGAGCAGGACAATGAGAAAAGTAGATTTTTTTGATTATCCTGTACTTATTGTATTCCTGTCCTGTTGCTGTTCTCTTCTGCAGGAGGGAAGACACCTGATCCTAAAATGAATGCCAGAACATATATGGATGTTATGCGTGAACAGCATTTAACAAAAGAAGAGGTCTGTTATCTTTTTAATCTGAGCTTAATGCTTTATTTGTTTTGTCTTGGATTTTTAAAGGAACATGGgccttaggctcttttgaaatcCAGTCTTCATGTGTAAATGTTATTACTTGTTTAAATATCACATTTGTTTGAAAGCTTATCTACTAGGGTTCAAAATAACAGCTAAGGTAATCATGGAGGAGGAaaatctttttgttgttgttgttcctttAATACGCACAAAGTAAATTACTTCCTGTTCAGTCAGTTATAGTCAGATTTCCATGTTGATCTTTCATTCAGCATAgacaagagagagatttttaaaaagtgattgtaAAACCCCAAAACAATTGCCAGAGGATTTTGATGACCGATATCATATCTGAACATGCatttagttcatttaaaaaaatcttaaatcagTAGAGAATTCAAGTTGATTGTGTTTCTTTAAATTTGGCCTaaaatttaaatttgtttttaaaagaaaaatagtcttTTAGAAGACTTTGAACTGGTTCCCCAAGCTATATTTGAATAGATTCCAAATAGGTTTTTAAAGAAATTTTTTTGCTGCAGTATTTGAAACCCACGTGTTCGGGTAGCTTCTGAGACCTTATCTATTCAGTAGCCTCCAATATCTTATTCACTCGCTTCCCAAGAACTCGGCTTAATACCAAACTCGTCTTTGAGGTATCTTTATTGGCATGCAGTCAAACTACACTTGAGCTGATCAGGCTCAAGCATAGGGGGTGGGTACCAGGCATACAACACACCCAGAGTTAGAGCAAACCTTTTCCTTTAAATACGTTTACACATGACATTGTATTTACTATATATTGCATCATACATTTTGGGATTAACTTGGTTACATTGTAGGAACCAGTCCTtgtacagcatgctctgtccattATGACTTACTCTTTACCTCATCTTCATATTCTGGATTTATCTTGTCCGTTGTAAATGGTTCTCTGGGTGTTCCCCCTTATCTTAGCTAGTACAGTTATTCTGTTTACAGCCTGCTGATCCATTTACCTCCGtagtcctgtctcccaagaagTGAGGCCTAACGCATGTCTAATTACTCATGGCAAGCCACGCCTATATTCcactgcttttgtttttgttatttatattaGCATTCATTTAATTTGCATCATATTCCTGCCTCTTTGTGCTTTCTTTTTTAAGTTCACTATCCAGCAACACATTCCGAAGACTACAGTACTTGTAGTTATTTGAACTACCATTAATACTAGGCTTAAAGTACACACCACCGGGTGAAAGCTCACCTCACCCATTAGGGCATAATTCTATATTATAAGCTTGCTCTGACTTTAGAGCATCTTGCTGTAATTTTAACTTTGCTTTTATTTACATTATAAAAACTGGTACAAAATATaacaatttttccattttttaccCTAGGAAATTTAGGTGTGAAACAGTACCTAGGCCAATTAAAATACCATTCCTAGGTCCATATGAGAAATGGTCCTCTTCAGCCACCATACAATACTTGTTATCACTAGCATAGGCAGTTTTTTTCTTTATGAATGTTCCAgcatctaaactgtattgttctCCTGGAGTGAATCCACATGCCAGCAACTCTGTAAGACATTACACCTGCACATGTAAGTGTCCCCTAGGTGCAAACAGCAGGATGTCTGGGACGTTCCAGATCTTGCATTGTCTTGCAAAAGTATTTGAGGAAGGAAAACAAACTTGTTCCACCCTGTATGGGTTGCAGTGGTCTCTCATTTAACCTCATGGTATTGGACCCTTGAGTAGCTGGTGTTATCTCTCTTGTCCCACATTTTTAACTTTTCTAGGATGATAAAAGAGCAAGTTTTCTTGCTTCGTATCACTCACTTAAGGCTGGTTTGACTTTGGATAGTATGTATCCCCCACATACTTCACATGATGATATTAGAATACATTGATTCAATACTATACTTCTTTAAAAgccattacagtaactcctcacttagtcttcccagttaatgttgttttgttacgttgctgatcaattagggaacatgctcgtttaaagttgtgcaatgctcccttctaaagtcatttggcagctgcctgctttgtcccgtgcttgcaggaagagcgacccgttgcagctagctggtgggggcttgtaaccaggtgGACTGGCAGCCTCCCTATTAGCTCCCCCTAtcggctccccactcccctaagttcactgtgctgcagccacccagcaggctatcaattggcagttcagctgtccctcccccccactgccctttgccttggagctgctcccagagactcctgcttgctgtgcaggaggaggagggagggggctaatgtcagggtgtccccctccccccactcctgcaccccacttaccccttctccatacagaacagggaggggacacagatggagagagacagagagcttggggcagcagctgctgtctcaacttcctgatccacttaaaaagacaatgtatTTAatagtgggtcagcttacttaaagggcagtgtgcatctctctctctctcccccacacacaaggtatgtgcctgtctctgtctgctatgctgtctcccctcccttgtgttcgtgctgccttgtgtgagaggctacattaacaacgtgttaatccttgagggctcagccagtgctagttcatcatttagcagcaaggcattccttgggaaatatccctccctcttccaccctgtAACTTTaccacctcagccaagcttcataatcatcatagctgtgaacagtattaaattgtttgtttaaaatgtatactgtgtgtatatctatataatatatagtgttttttgtctggtggaaaaaatttccctggaacctaaccctccctccccccccccatttacattaattctcatggggaaattggatttgcttaacatcgtttcgcttaaagtcgcatttttcaggaacataactacaacgttaagcgaggagttactgtataacattatatatattatatgccGTTAACAAAGCTTCATTAATGAATCCTTGGTTTTGCTCATTCAGTGGATGCAGTACTTTTGCTGGTACAATATCTTCTATTGAAATGCTTGGTCATGTTCCCATATATCTCTGTCAGCTGTTTTTTAGATTGACATACTAATTTCAAAAAGTCCAATTACTGTCCCAATCCTGTTAAATTTCCTTTGGTCTCATTGCCCTCCATCTGGGCAGTCTTCTGCATtctaaaagatacatttttgtcCAGAAAGTCCTTTCAACAGTTTTTAATCATATTCCACTAAATTTTAGGGGGGCACAATCCTTTGGGTAACTGCAGAATGATAAAATTCAGTAACACTGACACACAAACAAAACATCTTTGTACAATATTTCCTTAATAGGTCTTAACTCTAAATTATTTGCAACTGTTTTCAATCTAGGATATTTTactctattttatttatttatttaaaatttatttacaaaACTCCAccatgtgttttttgtttttcctcacttAGTAACATTTATTTTACACCACAGTTAAAACAGAACTTTTGGATAGGATTTCAGTGGTTGGGCTTCACACCTTATATTTACTGATTTTTCCTTGGTGCTGGGTTTCTATCTGCTTTAAAAGTACATGGccatctgaaaaagaaaagagcCTACTGTGGCTCCTCTTTGGAGCCCTTGTAGGACTTCAATTAAGTAGTATGTCTTCTTTCATAATTTAACTTGCACTTTTTATTTGCTATAACATTTTTAGctgtattatatattatattagtatattaatttaatatttatatgaAGGGGAACTGTTTTGTGCTTACAGAGTGTTCGTGTACCCCTATACAAGTCACTCTCTGATCACTCAGAGCCACCTTAAGGTTCATTGTTCATATGCCCGCTTTTCTTGTGCCCATTCTTGGAGATGAattgtcattttattttattattttgcttCTGCAGTTTTTTAGTTGTTTTACTACTGAAAAAGGGATCAAGGATCTTTTACCACTATCCTGGTTCTGGCTACCCTTTTAGTCCCTATTTTTATTTGCAAATTTATATTTAACTTTTATaacctacttaaaaaaaaaaagttaaaacttcATAAAAGCATTGAGATTAACTAACAAAGGATTAGCTAACAAAGAATGCCAGGAGACGTTGGCTGCTGCTCAGTGTCTGCGTCACCTTTGCGACTTTGAATGAAAGATTTAGCTGGATTTTTAGTGGAATCTTTTTTAAAAGCCAATTCATTTTTCTGatacattttacattttctttttaaataggaGTTTTCTTAAATTCTATGGTCCGTTACTGTGTTGCAAAAAGTTTCGAGAGACCAAATAAATATCTGCCTGCCAGCTGAGTCTTTGAACCTTCTTTCCTAAAATAATTTTACTCTCCTGAAGTTTTCCTTTTGTAAATTGCATGTTATGCGCAGATGACGCATTTCAATTGGTTACATTTCTGaactgcaatttttatttttgaattcaaGCTTTGAATTAAGTTCTTCACAGGAGAGAGAACTTTTTTGGCCTGTGCTCTAACTGTTGTATCCTTGCAACATTTTgtttttactagggctgtcaaacgattaaaaaaattaatcgtgattaatcgttcaattaaaaaaattgtgattaatcgcactgttaaacaataatatgccatttatttacatatttttggatgttttctacatttttaaatatattgatatcAATTACAAAAAGgaataaaagtgtacagtgttcagtttatatttatttttgataacaaatatttgcactgtaaaaaaaatagtatttttcagttcccccattacaagtactgtagagcaatctctttatcatgaaagttgaatttacaaatgtagaattatgtttaaaaaaaaaaccaaacccccccccctgcattcaaaaactaaacaaagttcactcagtcctacttcttgttcagccaatcgctcagacaaacaagtttgtttacatttgcaggagataatgctgcctgctttttgtttacaatgtcatctgacacacttggcttcaatggaattatGCTGATTTATCCcacttgaggatctggcccatgtttTTTATGTTGTCATCTTAATATTTATGTATATACTGATAAGTTAAAATAGAGTTCCATATTAATTATATATCCAAGTTGTCTAAAGCAATCTTCTTAACATTTAATTAAGATCAGACATATAGCTAACTAAAACCTAAATGAATAGCTTCAAATATTACATGCTGTGatataattcatttaaaaatatttttaaaataatactttTCTAAGCACTTGGGTAAAAAAGTTGTTTGGTTGAGGCAAATGTGTAGTAaagtttttaaatgtacattgtCTTACTAATCACATATTGAAAAGTATTCTGTAATtaatcacttttaaaataaaatttgatttAACTTTCCATTTGTAATACATCTAGAACCTTTTAGAAAGACAGTGGTAAGACATGTTTGGCCTAAAATACTGGTTTTGTAAAAATCTAATACCAATATAGATATTTCTCTGAAACCTTTAAAAACAATCTagtgaaaactttttttaaaataaatattctactGCAGAATGCTGAACACAAACATTGCAGCTTTATGCTAGTGTAGGGGAACTTGAAATTAAAATTGACTAGAAATTGATTATAAACAGTGTCAAAATTTCATTGTCTAAGCTGAGAAAAATGCAAAAGGAAACAGCATGCAAGTGAATTAGACTTTACTGTCTCTGTTTTAGTAACCTACAATATTACCCTAAAGAAACtcattttaagaatttttttaacaCAGGAGTGCCCTTCTAAGGAATaaattctctattttttttttaacagagggAAATTAGGCAACAGCTAGCAGAAAAAGCTAAAGCTGGGGAACTTAAAGTCGTCAATGGCACCTCCTCCCAGCCACCTTCAAAACGCAAACGGCGTTGGGATCAAACAGCTGACCAGACTCCTGGTACTACTCCTAAAAAACTATCCAGTTGGGATCAAGCAGAGGTACTTATCACTTTATTGGTTCACCTCTGCGTTGTATAAGCTGTTAATGTTTCCAGCAAGTCTTAAGAGTTCTACAGAAGCTCTTTACTTCTATAGATGTCTCACAGACTGCACTTTTATTATACTAAATAGAAATTAAACACCTACCTTTTATTGTACAAAAAAAACCTCCTCAGCTACCTTTGATTTTAACAGCTTCTGCTTTTGTCTTGGTTAGACCCCTGGACATACTCCTTCTTTGAGGTGGGATGAAACTCCTGGCCGTGCAAAGGGTAGTGAGACTCCTGGAGCAACCCCAGGCTCAAAAATATGGGATCCTACTCCCAGTCATACACCAGCAGGAGCTGCAACCCCTGGACGGGATACACCTGGTCATGCAACTCCAGGCCACGGAGGTGCAACTTCCAGTGCACGTAAAAATCGATGGGATGAGACCCCCAAAACAGAAAGAGGTATTTCTGAAATTACTAGAATTGATAGAAAGATCTGGATGGGTAATGAGATAATAACTTTTCACTTCAGGCTGTCAGTATGAAAGCGAGTTAGGCCAGAAGTAGGGAAAAAAGTTATTGCTCTCGGACATCCAGTGGCTGATGTGTTTTTTAGTTGGGATGCTAGTAGGCAGAGTTCTATCACAAAAATGTCACCTctcatggttttagtaaaggaaACTAAGGCTATGCAGTATGCGCACTACATCAGCATGGCTATGGTGCCACAGCTACGCACTGTAACCTTGTAGCATGAACGCAGAAGGGGTTTTGGTGTCACTGTAGGAACTGTGTCTCATGGAGTGACagcagctaggttgacagaagcattTTTCTGTCAATCTAGCTGTACTTACATGGGAGAAgcaggtcagcatagctacagtgATATGGATTTTTCATACCACTGAGTGCCACCACTGTGTTGGCCTATGCT comes from Mauremys reevesii isolate NIE-2019 linkage group 11, ASM1616193v1, whole genome shotgun sequence and encodes:
- the SF3B1 gene encoding splicing factor 3B subunit 1 isoform X3 — protein: MAKIAKTHEDIEAQIREIQGKKAALDEAQGVGLDSTGYYDQEIYGGSDSRFAGYVTSIAATELEDDDDDYSSTSLLGQKKPGYHAPVALLNDIPQSTEQYDPFAEHRPQKIADREDEYKKHRRMMIISPERLDPFADGRRTRK